A genomic segment from Toxotes jaculatrix isolate fToxJac2 chromosome 6, fToxJac2.pri, whole genome shotgun sequence encodes:
- the polr2h gene encoding DNA-directed RNA polymerases I, II, and III subunit RPABC3 produces MAGILFEDIFDVKDIDPDGKKFDRVSRLHCESESFKMDLILDVNIQIYPVDLGDKFRLVIASTLYEDGTPDDGEYNPQDDRPSRADQFDYVMYGKVYKIEGDETSTEAATRLSAYVSYGGLLMRLQGDANNLHGFEVDSRVYLLMKKLAF; encoded by the exons ATGGCTGGCATTCTGTTTGAGGACATCTTTGATGTAAAAGACATTGATCCAGATGGCAAGAAGTTTGACAGag TGTCTCGTCTACATTGTGAAAGTGAATCTTTCAAGATGGACCTCATTTTGGATGTGAACATTCAGATCTATCCTGTTGATCTTG GTGACAAGTTCAGACTGGTTATTGCTAGTACATTATACGAAGATGGAACACCAGATGACGGAGAGTATAATCCTCAGGATGATCGACCGTCTAG AGCGGACCAGTTCGATTATGTGATGTACGGGAAGGTTTACAAGATTGAAGGCGATGAGACTTCAACAGAAGCAGCCACACGCCT CTCTGCCTATGTGTCTTATGGTGGCCTTCTTATGAGGCTGCAGGGAGATGCCAACAACCTTCACGGCTTTGAGGTGGACTCCAGGGTTTACCTCCTCATGAAGAAACTGGCCTTCTAA
- the mfsd8l1 gene encoding uncharacterized protein mfsd8l1 translates to MDNRRKKKLTFFTIGLIFLLSGVEYAVILPTIWRYLQTLDAAPYFLGLALSAFSLSGLLSGPLFGHWSDRTRTTKKIILFANLFEVAGNFMYFMGYSKWLLLSSRLVAGIGTGAGSSIFGFLTRSTAPEDRATVFAAVMACRQAGLLIGPAFNIFLRLCDFHLGPFVVNKYTAPGLFMCLLWILLQLAVIFMYWDLPPLEKRKAQESLTRKSGEEENEQGPMEDEEEDNEEGKPLMRSQELVGSYGSVVTPNPLRNSISAASNATLNHISPPPSPLPSETHESSSPFKNFSISREFLREEVVVLLAAQFITLFNQTALETMVTPLTQKYFGYGELENSVMYCLCGVEVVAGFLFVRWLSQRVAERVVLAIGLTICNISGVWCLIFLANPLGGFPWQLTEFIIGVFLQVLGLPFVAVAQVSLFSKVTAERTQGFSQGVRRSVGGLATILGPLWAGGLTDNIYIMMGVMMALLALLTMMLAFSYDRLVEPVAEEEADSPDSCG, encoded by the exons ATGGATAATCGACGGAAAAAGAAGCTGACGTTCTTCACCATTGGGCTTATTTTCCTTCTAAGCGGTGTGGAATATG CTGTGATACTGCCCACAATATGGAGGTACTTGCAGACTTTAGATGCAGCCCCTTACTTCCTGGGTTTGGCTCTGTCAGCATTCAGCTTGAGTGGCCTCCTGTCAGGACCGCTGTTTGGCCACTGGTCTGACAGAACACGAACCACCAAGAAGATCATCTTGTTTGCCAACCTTTTTGAGGTAGCTG GTAATTTCATGTACTTCATGGGCTACTCCAAGTGGCTCTTACTGTCAAGCAGATTGGTAGCAG GCATTGGCACAGGTGCAGGCTCATCTATTTTTGGTTTCCTGACCAGAAGCACTGCTCCAGAGGACCGCGCCACAGTATTTGCTGCTGTTATGGCGTGTCGACAAGCTGGCCTCCTGATTG GTCCAGCATTTAATATCTTCCTGAGGCTGTGTGATTTCCACCTGGGTCCTTTTGTGGTCAATAAATATACTGCACCTGGG TTGTTCATGTGCCTGCTGTGGATTCTCCTTCAGCTGGCAGTGATCTTCATGTACTGGGACCTACCACCTCTGGAGAAAAGGAAGGCACAGGAGAGTTTAACAAGGAAGAGTGGGGAAGAGGAGAATGAGCAAGGGCCAAtggaagatgaggaagaggacaaTGAGGAGGGAAAGCCGCTAATGAGGTCCCAGGAGCTGGTGGGATCCTACGGCTCAGTGGTGACACCCAACCCTCTGAGAAACAGCATCTCTGCTGCCTCCAATGCCACACTGAATCATATCTCCCCACCTCCATCTCCACTGCCATCAGAGACCCATGAGTCCTCCAGCCCCTTTAAGAATTTCAGCATATCCCGAG aGTTCCTGAGAGAAGAGGTGGTTGTGCTGCTGGCTGCTCAGTTCATCACCCTCTTCAATCAGACAGCACTGGAG accatGGTGACTCCATTGACTCAGAAGTATTTCGGCTACGGGGAGCTGGAGAACAGTGTGATGTACTGTCTCTGTGGTGTTGAGGTGGTTGCTGGCTTCCTCTTTGTGCGCTGGCTGAGCCAGCGTGTTGCTGAGCGGGTGGTCCTGGCCATTGGTTTGACCATCTGCAATATCTCTGGTGTCTGGTGCCTCATCTTCCTGGCTAACCCACTAG gTGGCTTTCCGTGGCAGCTGACTGAGTTCATCATTGGGGTGTTTCTGCAGGTTTTGGGTTTGCCATTTGTAGCTGTGGCCCAGGTTTCCCTCTTTTCCAAAGTCACTGCTGAGAGAACACAAG GTTTCAGTCAGGGAGTGCGTCGCTCAGTGGGAGGTCTAGCTACCATCCTGGGCCCTCTGTGGGCTGGTGGTCTTACGGACAACATTTATATCATGATGGGGGTGATGATGGCACTGCTGGCACTGCTAACG ATGATGCTGGCTTTCTCATATGACCGTCTGGTTGAGCCTGTTGCTGAGGAGGAAGCAGACAGCCCAGACAGCTGTGGCTGA